Proteins encoded by one window of Danaus plexippus chromosome Z, MEX_DaPlex, whole genome shotgun sequence:
- the LOC116777337 gene encoding procollagen-lysine,2-oxoglutarate 5-dioxygenase isoform X2 translates to MLGPRCVFFIQTLLIILQPIAAIFENNCVNKNNQEQYCMKGENNKREPDVKVLTVATEKNHGLERFLRSARVYNINVEVLGEGKKWEGGDMKHEGGGHKVNLLKDKLSSMKIPEDRDQIILFTDSYDVMFLGSLDEIVQKFLAMSVRVLFSAEPFCWPDSSLASQYPDSQQLNPFLNSGGFIGYLPELLKILNYETVGNKDDDQLFYTKVYLDEDYRESLRISLDHKSAIFQNLHGALSDVQLVANSTDEWPYLVNVVTKQRPLIVHGNGPAKLTLNNLSNYLAKSWSVSEGCVLCDEKRIVLDEDKLPKVMLSVFIEVATPFIEEFFQSILAIDYPKQKIHLFIRNGVEYHESEVENFYQAHSSEYFTAKRIKSTDLVGEAEARNIAKDRCIGSDCDYLFCLDSHARVEPDTLHYLLSTGYDVVAPLLVRSGQAWSNFWGAINSVGFYSRSADYMDIVNRSIEGIWNVPFINNCYLMNISLFRKPSAKHVSYLKEDTDPDMAFCASLRSAGIMMYVSNEKEFGHLVNSETFDVSRTNPDIYQVIDNKLDWEQRYLHPKYHEIFANKEKQLMPCPDVYWFPLMSMRFCKEWIEVMEAFGQWSDGSNNDKRLESGYEAVPTRDIHMNQVGLDIQWLRILKDYVRPLQELVFTGYYHNPPVSVMNFVVRYRPDEQPSLRPHHDSSTYTINLALNTPHLDYEGGGCRFIRYNCSVKDTKPGWLLMHPGRLTHFHEGLLVTKGTRYIMISFVDP, encoded by the exons AACCCGATGTAAAGGTGTTAACGGTGGCTACTGAGAAGAACCATGGCTTGGAAAGATTCCTCCGCTCGGCCAgggtatacaatattaatgtgGAAGTTCTCGGTGAAGGCAAGAAGTGGGAGGGAGGGGATATGAAGCATGAGGGCGGTGGTCACAAAGTTAACCTGCTCAAAGATAAGCTGAGTTCAATGAAAATACCTGAAGATAGAGATCAGATTATTCTATTCACTGACAG cTACGATGTGATGTTCCTGGGATCGCTCGATGAGATAGTACAGAAGTTTCTCGCAATGTCCGTACGCGTGTTGTTCTCTGCGGAACCTTTCTGTTGGCCAGATTCCTCTCTCGCGTCGCAGTATCCCGACAGCCAGCAATTGAACCCGTTCCTTAATTCGGGCGGATTTATAG GATATTTACCGGAACTTTTGAAGATCTTGAACTATGAGACAGTGGGCAATAAAGATGACGATCAGCTCTTCTACACCAAAGTGTACTTGGATGAGGATTATAGAGAAAGTCTAAGAATTTCCCTTGACCACAAATCGGCCATATTCCAAAACCTCCATGGTGCCTTGT CGGATGTGCAACTCGTCGCTAACTCCACTGATGAATGGCCGTATCTTGTCAACGTGGTGACCAAGCAGAGGCCTCTGATCGTTCACGGAAACGGGCCCGCAAAATTGACCTTGAACAATTTGTCCAACTATTTGGCCAAGTCCTGGTCTGTCAGTGAGGGATGCGTTCTGTGCGATGAGAAGAGGATTGTGCTGGAT GAGGACAAGCTGCCGAAGGTGATGCTCTCCGTATTCATAGAAGTCGCGACACCGTTTATAGAGGAATTTTTCCAAAGTATTCTGGCCATTGATTATCCCAAGCAGAAAATACATCTCTTTATCCGCAACGGTGTCGAGTATCATGAGTCGGAGGTGGAGAATTTCTATCAGGCTCACAGTAGCGAATATTTTACCGCCAAACGGATCAAATCCACTGACCTTGTGGGGGAGGCTGAAGCGAGGAACATTGCTAA GGACCGCTGTATCGGCAGCGACTGTGATTATCTCTTCTGCCTGGACAGCCACGCCCGTGTTGAACCTGATACACTTCATTACTTGCTCTCTACCGGATATGACGTCGTCGCCCCCTTACTAGTACGCAGTGGACAAGCTTGGTCAAACTTTTGGGGTGCTATTAACTCTGTTGGTTTCTATTCCCGTTCAGCTGATTATATGGATATTGTCAACCGCAGCATTGA AGGTATCTGGAACGTCCCGTTCATCAACAACTGCTACCTTATGAACATTTCCCTGTTCCGCAAACCGTCTGCCAAACATGTTAGCTATTTGAAAGAGGACACCGACCCTGATATGGCTTTCTGCGCTTCACTCAGATCTGCT GGTATCATGATGTACGTGAGCAATGAAAAGGAATTCGGTCATCTCGTTAATTCTGAAACGTTTGACGTGAGCCGCACTAACCCTGACATTTACCAAGTGATTGATAACAAGCTTGATTGGGAACAACGTTACCTCCACCCCAAGTACCATGAAATCTTCGCCAACAAAGAAAAGCAACTCATG CCCTGCCCCGACGTCTATTGGTTCCCACTGATGTCGATGCGCTTCTGTAAGGAATGGATCGAAGTCATGGAGGCCTTTGGACAATGGAGCGATGGATCTAACAAT gaCAAACGTCTAGAGAGTGGTTACGAAGCTGTTCCAACTCGTGATATTCACATGAACCAGGTCGGACTTGACATTCAATGGCTCCGAATCCTCAAGGATTACGTTCGTCCGCTGCAGGAGTTAGTTTTCACTGGATACTACCATAAC CCCCCCGTGTCCGTCATGAACTTCGTGGTCCGTTATCGTCCTGATGAACAGCCCTCTCTACGGCCGCACCACGACTCCTCAACTTACACCATCAACCTGGCTCTGAATACTCCCC ACTTGGATTACGAGGGTGGTGGTTGTCGGTTCATCCGCTACAACTGTTCGGTGAAGGACACCAAGCCCGGTTGGCTTTTGATGCACCCTGGCCGTCTGACCCACTTCCACGAGGGTCTCCTCGTCACCAAGGGCACACGTTACATTATGATCTCATTCGTGGACCCGTAA
- the LOC116777337 gene encoding procollagen-lysine,2-oxoglutarate 5-dioxygenase isoform X3, which produces MTGLLQLFCLFLLFTSKTAGTTKSKSQQPDVKVLTVATEKNHGLERFLRSARVYNINVEVLGEGKKWEGGDMKHEGGGHKVNLLKDKLSSMKIPEDRDQIILFTDSYDVMFLGSLDEIVQKFLAMSVRVLFSAEPFCWPDSSLASQYPDSQQLNPFLNSGGFIGYLPELLKILNYETVGNKDDDQLFYTKVYLDEDYRESLRISLDHKSAIFQNLHGALSDVQLVANSTDEWPYLVNVVTKQRPLIVHGNGPAKLTLNNLSNYLAKSWSVSEGCVLCDEKRIVLDEDKLPKVMLSVFIEVATPFIEEFFQSILAIDYPKQKIHLFIRNGVEYHESEVENFYQAHSSEYFTAKRIKSTDLVGEAEARNIAKDRCIGSDCDYLFCLDSHARVEPDTLHYLLSTGYDVVAPLLVRSGQAWSNFWGAINSVGFYSRSADYMDIVNRSIEGIWNVPFINNCYLMNISLFRKPSAKHVSYLKEDTDPDMAFCASLRSAGIMMYVSNEKEFGHLVNSETFDVSRTNPDIYQVIDNKLDWEQRYLHPKYHEIFANKEKQLMPCPDVYWFPLMSMRFCKEWIEVMEAFGQWSDGSNNDKRLESGYEAVPTRDIHMNQVGLDIQWLRILKDYVRPLQELVFTGYYHNPPVSVMNFVVRYRPDEQPSLRPHHDSSTYTINLALNTPHLDYEGGGCRFIRYNCSVKDTKPGWLLMHPGRLTHFHEGLLVTKGTRYIMISFVDP; this is translated from the exons ATGACCGGCCTCCTGCAATTATTCTGTCTTTTTCTTCTATTTACTAGTAAAACTGCAGGAACTACAAAAAGTAAAAGCCaac AACCCGATGTAAAGGTGTTAACGGTGGCTACTGAGAAGAACCATGGCTTGGAAAGATTCCTCCGCTCGGCCAgggtatacaatattaatgtgGAAGTTCTCGGTGAAGGCAAGAAGTGGGAGGGAGGGGATATGAAGCATGAGGGCGGTGGTCACAAAGTTAACCTGCTCAAAGATAAGCTGAGTTCAATGAAAATACCTGAAGATAGAGATCAGATTATTCTATTCACTGACAG cTACGATGTGATGTTCCTGGGATCGCTCGATGAGATAGTACAGAAGTTTCTCGCAATGTCCGTACGCGTGTTGTTCTCTGCGGAACCTTTCTGTTGGCCAGATTCCTCTCTCGCGTCGCAGTATCCCGACAGCCAGCAATTGAACCCGTTCCTTAATTCGGGCGGATTTATAG GATATTTACCGGAACTTTTGAAGATCTTGAACTATGAGACAGTGGGCAATAAAGATGACGATCAGCTCTTCTACACCAAAGTGTACTTGGATGAGGATTATAGAGAAAGTCTAAGAATTTCCCTTGACCACAAATCGGCCATATTCCAAAACCTCCATGGTGCCTTGT CGGATGTGCAACTCGTCGCTAACTCCACTGATGAATGGCCGTATCTTGTCAACGTGGTGACCAAGCAGAGGCCTCTGATCGTTCACGGAAACGGGCCCGCAAAATTGACCTTGAACAATTTGTCCAACTATTTGGCCAAGTCCTGGTCTGTCAGTGAGGGATGCGTTCTGTGCGATGAGAAGAGGATTGTGCTGGAT GAGGACAAGCTGCCGAAGGTGATGCTCTCCGTATTCATAGAAGTCGCGACACCGTTTATAGAGGAATTTTTCCAAAGTATTCTGGCCATTGATTATCCCAAGCAGAAAATACATCTCTTTATCCGCAACGGTGTCGAGTATCATGAGTCGGAGGTGGAGAATTTCTATCAGGCTCACAGTAGCGAATATTTTACCGCCAAACGGATCAAATCCACTGACCTTGTGGGGGAGGCTGAAGCGAGGAACATTGCTAA GGACCGCTGTATCGGCAGCGACTGTGATTATCTCTTCTGCCTGGACAGCCACGCCCGTGTTGAACCTGATACACTTCATTACTTGCTCTCTACCGGATATGACGTCGTCGCCCCCTTACTAGTACGCAGTGGACAAGCTTGGTCAAACTTTTGGGGTGCTATTAACTCTGTTGGTTTCTATTCCCGTTCAGCTGATTATATGGATATTGTCAACCGCAGCATTGA AGGTATCTGGAACGTCCCGTTCATCAACAACTGCTACCTTATGAACATTTCCCTGTTCCGCAAACCGTCTGCCAAACATGTTAGCTATTTGAAAGAGGACACCGACCCTGATATGGCTTTCTGCGCTTCACTCAGATCTGCT GGTATCATGATGTACGTGAGCAATGAAAAGGAATTCGGTCATCTCGTTAATTCTGAAACGTTTGACGTGAGCCGCACTAACCCTGACATTTACCAAGTGATTGATAACAAGCTTGATTGGGAACAACGTTACCTCCACCCCAAGTACCATGAAATCTTCGCCAACAAAGAAAAGCAACTCATG CCCTGCCCCGACGTCTATTGGTTCCCACTGATGTCGATGCGCTTCTGTAAGGAATGGATCGAAGTCATGGAGGCCTTTGGACAATGGAGCGATGGATCTAACAAT gaCAAACGTCTAGAGAGTGGTTACGAAGCTGTTCCAACTCGTGATATTCACATGAACCAGGTCGGACTTGACATTCAATGGCTCCGAATCCTCAAGGATTACGTTCGTCCGCTGCAGGAGTTAGTTTTCACTGGATACTACCATAAC CCCCCCGTGTCCGTCATGAACTTCGTGGTCCGTTATCGTCCTGATGAACAGCCCTCTCTACGGCCGCACCACGACTCCTCAACTTACACCATCAACCTGGCTCTGAATACTCCCC ACTTGGATTACGAGGGTGGTGGTTGTCGGTTCATCCGCTACAACTGTTCGGTGAAGGACACCAAGCCCGGTTGGCTTTTGATGCACCCTGGCCGTCTGACCCACTTCCACGAGGGTCTCCTCGTCACCAAGGGCACACGTTACATTATGATCTCATTCGTGGACCCGTAA
- the LOC116777341 gene encoding immunoglobulin domain-containing protein oig-4-like, producing the protein MLLKCALVATLILLVLQTEARRARPRPRTKSKVQIGLPITGKYRDPESDQYYNNNDGAKILLASHFDLEYVLGHKIAFLCTAKGTPRPHITWFKDGTEIFAHHYLHIHEWMIEDDRVKSKLEIDPATQMDAGVYECTADNMYSIDRRSFKTDFSIAFD; encoded by the exons ATGTTGCTGAAATGCGCTCTGGTCGCAACACTAATACTCCTAGTGTTGCAAACAGAAGCGAGGCGTGCTCGACCTAGACCAAGGACCAAGTCTAAG GTGCAAATAGGCCTTCCCATCACCGGAAAATACAGGGATCCCGAGTCTGACCAGTACTACAACAACAACGAT GGCGCCAAAATTCTGTTAGCATCGCACTTTGACCTGGAGTACGTACTTGGGCACAAAATCGCCTTCCTATGTACCGCCAAGGGAACCCCGCGACCTCACATTACTTGGTTCAAAGACGGAACAGAAATATTTGCACATCACTACCTACAC ATCCACGAATGGATGATCGAGGATGACCGAGTCAAATCCAAATTGGAAATAGATCCAGCGACCCAGATGGACGCGGGCGTGTACGAGTGCACCGCGGACAACATGTACTCTATAGACAGGAGATCCTTCAAAACAGACTTCTCTATCGCCTTCGACTGA
- the LOC116777337 gene encoding procollagen-lysine,2-oxoglutarate 5-dioxygenase isoform X1 produces the protein MLRLQLMMPIMNFCWALAITVILQMHNISSEKYYVEYSNRYCVERNVFDEEPDVKVLTVATEKNHGLERFLRSARVYNINVEVLGEGKKWEGGDMKHEGGGHKVNLLKDKLSSMKIPEDRDQIILFTDSYDVMFLGSLDEIVQKFLAMSVRVLFSAEPFCWPDSSLASQYPDSQQLNPFLNSGGFIGYLPELLKILNYETVGNKDDDQLFYTKVYLDEDYRESLRISLDHKSAIFQNLHGALSDVQLVANSTDEWPYLVNVVTKQRPLIVHGNGPAKLTLNNLSNYLAKSWSVSEGCVLCDEKRIVLDEDKLPKVMLSVFIEVATPFIEEFFQSILAIDYPKQKIHLFIRNGVEYHESEVENFYQAHSSEYFTAKRIKSTDLVGEAEARNIAKDRCIGSDCDYLFCLDSHARVEPDTLHYLLSTGYDVVAPLLVRSGQAWSNFWGAINSVGFYSRSADYMDIVNRSIEGIWNVPFINNCYLMNISLFRKPSAKHVSYLKEDTDPDMAFCASLRSAGIMMYVSNEKEFGHLVNSETFDVSRTNPDIYQVIDNKLDWEQRYLHPKYHEIFANKEKQLMPCPDVYWFPLMSMRFCKEWIEVMEAFGQWSDGSNNDKRLESGYEAVPTRDIHMNQVGLDIQWLRILKDYVRPLQELVFTGYYHNPPVSVMNFVVRYRPDEQPSLRPHHDSSTYTINLALNTPHLDYEGGGCRFIRYNCSVKDTKPGWLLMHPGRLTHFHEGLLVTKGTRYIMISFVDP, from the exons ATGTTGCGACTGCAGCTCATGATGCCCATTATGAACTTTTGTTGGGCTTTAGCCATCACCGTTATCCTTCAAATGCACAATATCAGCTCCGAGAAATACTACGTAGAATACAGCAACAGGTACTGCGTAGAACGCAACGTCTTCGATGAAG AACCCGATGTAAAGGTGTTAACGGTGGCTACTGAGAAGAACCATGGCTTGGAAAGATTCCTCCGCTCGGCCAgggtatacaatattaatgtgGAAGTTCTCGGTGAAGGCAAGAAGTGGGAGGGAGGGGATATGAAGCATGAGGGCGGTGGTCACAAAGTTAACCTGCTCAAAGATAAGCTGAGTTCAATGAAAATACCTGAAGATAGAGATCAGATTATTCTATTCACTGACAG cTACGATGTGATGTTCCTGGGATCGCTCGATGAGATAGTACAGAAGTTTCTCGCAATGTCCGTACGCGTGTTGTTCTCTGCGGAACCTTTCTGTTGGCCAGATTCCTCTCTCGCGTCGCAGTATCCCGACAGCCAGCAATTGAACCCGTTCCTTAATTCGGGCGGATTTATAG GATATTTACCGGAACTTTTGAAGATCTTGAACTATGAGACAGTGGGCAATAAAGATGACGATCAGCTCTTCTACACCAAAGTGTACTTGGATGAGGATTATAGAGAAAGTCTAAGAATTTCCCTTGACCACAAATCGGCCATATTCCAAAACCTCCATGGTGCCTTGT CGGATGTGCAACTCGTCGCTAACTCCACTGATGAATGGCCGTATCTTGTCAACGTGGTGACCAAGCAGAGGCCTCTGATCGTTCACGGAAACGGGCCCGCAAAATTGACCTTGAACAATTTGTCCAACTATTTGGCCAAGTCCTGGTCTGTCAGTGAGGGATGCGTTCTGTGCGATGAGAAGAGGATTGTGCTGGAT GAGGACAAGCTGCCGAAGGTGATGCTCTCCGTATTCATAGAAGTCGCGACACCGTTTATAGAGGAATTTTTCCAAAGTATTCTGGCCATTGATTATCCCAAGCAGAAAATACATCTCTTTATCCGCAACGGTGTCGAGTATCATGAGTCGGAGGTGGAGAATTTCTATCAGGCTCACAGTAGCGAATATTTTACCGCCAAACGGATCAAATCCACTGACCTTGTGGGGGAGGCTGAAGCGAGGAACATTGCTAA GGACCGCTGTATCGGCAGCGACTGTGATTATCTCTTCTGCCTGGACAGCCACGCCCGTGTTGAACCTGATACACTTCATTACTTGCTCTCTACCGGATATGACGTCGTCGCCCCCTTACTAGTACGCAGTGGACAAGCTTGGTCAAACTTTTGGGGTGCTATTAACTCTGTTGGTTTCTATTCCCGTTCAGCTGATTATATGGATATTGTCAACCGCAGCATTGA AGGTATCTGGAACGTCCCGTTCATCAACAACTGCTACCTTATGAACATTTCCCTGTTCCGCAAACCGTCTGCCAAACATGTTAGCTATTTGAAAGAGGACACCGACCCTGATATGGCTTTCTGCGCTTCACTCAGATCTGCT GGTATCATGATGTACGTGAGCAATGAAAAGGAATTCGGTCATCTCGTTAATTCTGAAACGTTTGACGTGAGCCGCACTAACCCTGACATTTACCAAGTGATTGATAACAAGCTTGATTGGGAACAACGTTACCTCCACCCCAAGTACCATGAAATCTTCGCCAACAAAGAAAAGCAACTCATG CCCTGCCCCGACGTCTATTGGTTCCCACTGATGTCGATGCGCTTCTGTAAGGAATGGATCGAAGTCATGGAGGCCTTTGGACAATGGAGCGATGGATCTAACAAT gaCAAACGTCTAGAGAGTGGTTACGAAGCTGTTCCAACTCGTGATATTCACATGAACCAGGTCGGACTTGACATTCAATGGCTCCGAATCCTCAAGGATTACGTTCGTCCGCTGCAGGAGTTAGTTTTCACTGGATACTACCATAAC CCCCCCGTGTCCGTCATGAACTTCGTGGTCCGTTATCGTCCTGATGAACAGCCCTCTCTACGGCCGCACCACGACTCCTCAACTTACACCATCAACCTGGCTCTGAATACTCCCC ACTTGGATTACGAGGGTGGTGGTTGTCGGTTCATCCGCTACAACTGTTCGGTGAAGGACACCAAGCCCGGTTGGCTTTTGATGCACCCTGGCCGTCTGACCCACTTCCACGAGGGTCTCCTCGTCACCAAGGGCACACGTTACATTATGATCTCATTCGTGGACCCGTAA